A genomic stretch from Solanum stenotomum isolate F172 chromosome 8, ASM1918654v1, whole genome shotgun sequence includes:
- the LOC125874306 gene encoding F-box/kelch-repeat protein At3g24760, whose amino-acid sequence MEESICIQKLNSQNDQKIKNWDFLSSDLTEKILSYLPIRSIIVASSVCKIWNSIITSSSFTTKISATKKQPWLFLCGQNSIFYNNNQPFAYDPDANEWISLPTSTLLSQDFFIGSNGFFFATTSENFSFKPIFNGIWVQTSPSRFSRCNPLVGVYNIGLNPRFIVVGGVRFVGGLVDVEDRLAVEIYNPNLDSWELCPPLPADFRSGNSSQWLCSALLRDKFYYVFGIYSCFITCFNLDEHLWSEVQTLRPPGILFSFLVSCQDCLVLGGLCNSTNGPNFVLWKVDEKTMEFSELAIMPHELMYCLFDSDEDDKFASLKCVGLGNLVYVYNEEHHRNYPACVCEFSNDFGMCSWRKLPNLPPNASKFNRVISFCSNVSLDNILVGARI is encoded by the coding sequence ATGGAAGAATCCATTTGTATTCAAAAACTCAATTCTCAAAATGACCAAAAAATCAAGAACTGGGATTTTCTTTCTTCAGATCTTACTGAAAAAATCCTCTCATACCTCCCAATTCGTTCTATAATTGTTGCTTCCTCTGTATGCAAGATCTGGAATTCCATaatcacttcttcttctttcactaCCAAAATCTCTGCTACAAAAAAGCAGCCATGGCTTTTTCTATGTGGCCAAAACAGCATTTTTTACAACAATAACCAACCATTTGCTTATGACCCAGATGCCAATGAGTGGATTTCACTTCCCACTTCAACCCTTTTGTCCCAAGATTTCTTTATTGGTTCAAATGGTTTTTTCTTTGCTACAACTTCTGAAAATTTCAGTTTTAAGCCTATTTTTAATGGAATTTGGGTCCAAACAAGCCCTTCGAGGTTCTCCAGGTGTAATCCTCTTGTGGGTGTTTACAATATAGGGTTAAATCCAAGATTCATTGTTGTTGGTGGGGTTAGATTTGTTGGTGGATTAGTTGATGTTGAGGATAGATTGGCTGTTGAGATTTATAACCCAAATCTTGATTCTTGGGAACTGTGCCCACCTTTACCAGCAGATTTTAGGTCTGGGAACTCATCACAGTGGTTATGTTCAGCTTTGTTAAGAGATAAATTCTACTATGTTTTTGGgatatattcttgttttattacATGTTTCAATTTGGATGAACATTTGTGGAGTGAGGTACAAACACTTAGACCACCTGGGATTTTGTTTTCATTCTTGGTATCTTGTCAAGATTGTTTAGTTTTAGGTGGATTATGTAATTCAACAAATGGACCAAATTTTGTTCTATGGAAGGTTGATGAGAAAACAATGGAGTTTAGTGAACTTGCTATAATGCCTCATGAATTGATGTATTGTTTGTTTGATAGTGATGAAGATGACAAATTTGCTAGTTTGAAATGTGTTGGATTGGGGAATCTTGTTTATGTGTACAATGAAGAACATCATAGGAATTATCCTGCTTGTGTTTGTGAATTTAGTAATGATTTTGGGATGTGTAGTTGGAGGAAGTTGCCTAATTTGCCACCAAATGCTAGTAAGTTTAATAGAGTGATTAGTTTTTGTTCAAATGTTTCACTAGACAACATTCTTGTTGGTGCAAGAATTTGA